The segment CCCCCGGTCGGTCGCCCAAAGGAGCGGACATGACCACCAACCCGGCCCTGGAACGCCTGGGCGTCACCGCCTCACCGCTCACCATGCTCCTGCTCGGGCGGAACGCCGACCCGGCGAGCGAACGGGGCGTGGAGTGCCCGGGCGACCTCCCCCCGGCCGCCGACCCCGACCTCGCCAGACGGGCCGCCGCCGCCAAGACCGCGCTCGGCGACGACGTCTTCGTGCTGGGCCACCACTACCAGCGGGACGACGTCATCGCGTTCGCGGATGTGACCGGAGACTCCTTCAAGCTCGCCCAGCAGGCGGCCGCCCGACCGGCGGCGAGCGCGATCGTGTTCTGCGGCGTGCACTTCATGGCCGAAAGCGCCGACATCCTCACCGCCGACCACCAGCGGGTGATCCTCCCGGACCTGGCCGCCGGCTGCTCGATGGCCGACATGGCCACCGCCGAGCAGGTCGAGCAGGCCTGGGACGACCTCCTCGACGCCGGCGTCGCCACCGGAACCGTGCCGGTCAGCTACATGAACTCCTCCGCCGCGATCAAGGCCTTCACCGGCCGCCACGGCGGCACGATCTGCACCTCGTCGAACGCCGAGCGGGCGCTTGACTGGGCCTTCGGCGAGCGGGGCGGCCAGCGGGTGATCTTCCTGCCGGACCAGCACCTGGGCCGCAACACCGCGATCGACAAGCTGGGCATGTCCGAGGCCGACTGCGTGGTCTACGACCCGCGGCGCCCCGGCGGCGGCCTGAGCCGCGCGCAGCTGCGCGACGCGCGCATGATCCTTTGGCGCGGGCACTGCTCGGTGCACGGGCGGTTCACCCGGGAATGCGTGGACGAGGTGCGCGAGCGGGTCCCGGGGGTACGGGTACTGGTGCACCCGGAATGCCGGCGCGACGTCGTGAGCGCCGCTGACCTGGTCGGTTCCACCGAGTACATCATCAAGGTCGTGGACGAGGCCCCGCCCGGGTCGGCATTTGCCGTGGGAACCGAGCTGAACCTGGTACAACGGCTGGCGAACCGCCATCCTGACAAGAAGATCGTCTTCCTCGACCGTACGGTGTGCTTCTGCTCCACGATGAACCGCATCGACCTGCCGCACCTGGTGTGGGCGCTCGAGGCGCTCGCCCGCGGTGAGACCGTCAATCGCATCACCGTCGACCCCGAGGTCGCGACCTATTCCCGGAAGGCCCTGGACCAGATGTTGAGCCTGCCCTGATGGCGCTGCTGAAGAAGCGGGGCCGCGAACCCGACCCCGCCCCGGCGAGCGGGGAGCCGTCCGACGACGCGGTCGACCAGGCCGACGGAGACGCCGGCGCGAGCGCCCGGGTCACCGCCGGCAAGGGCCGGCCGACCCCGAAGCGGTCGGCGGCGCGAGCCGCGCGGACCCGCGGCGGCGCGGTGCGCACCCCGGCGAACCGCAAGGACGCCCGCAAGATCGACCGGGAGGACCGGCGCGCGCAGAGCCAGCAGTACCGGGCCGCGATGATGGCCGGCGACGTCAGCCGCCTGCCGCCCCGCGAGCGGGCGCCGGAGCGCGTCCTCGCCCGGGACTTCGTCGACACCCGGATCAACGTGGGCCCGTTCTTCCTGGCCGCGGCGGTGGTCTACTTCGTCGGCGGGCTGGTGCCGAACTCCTACATCCGCCTCGTCGCCACCTACGTGATGCTGCTCGGGATCATCGCCGTGGTCGCCGACTCGATCGTGCTGGCGCGGCAGGTGAGCCGGCGGGTGGCCGAGAAGTACCCGGACTCCAACGTCCGGGTGCGCGCCTACGCCGCGCAGCGGGCCCTGCTGCCGCGCCGCTGGCGGCTGCCCCGCCCCCGGGTGTCCCGCGGCGACGGCTGACGAGGCACGGCCGACGTTGTCCGGGCCCGGGACCTGGTGCGTAGTGTTCCGGTGTGAAGCATCGACGCCTCGGGCGGAGCGGACTTTCCGTCAGCGAGATCTCGTACGGCAACTGGATCACCCACGGTGACCAGGTCGAGGCCGACACGGCGAAGGCCTGCGTGCACGCCGCGCTCGACGAGGGAATCACCACCTTCGACACGGCGGACGTGTACGCCCAGACCCGCGCCGAGTCGGTTCTCGGCGAGGCCCTGGCCGGGGTCCGCCGGGAGTCCTACGAGCTGTTCACCAAGGTCTTCTGGCCGACCGGCCCCGGCGAGAACGACAGAGGCCTGGGCCGCAAGCACATCATCGAGTCCGCGCACAACTCACTGCG is part of the Parafrankia discariae genome and harbors:
- the nadA gene encoding quinolinate synthase NadA yields the protein MTTNPALERLGVTASPLTMLLLGRNADPASERGVECPGDLPPAADPDLARRAAAAKTALGDDVFVLGHHYQRDDVIAFADVTGDSFKLAQQAAARPAASAIVFCGVHFMAESADILTADHQRVILPDLAAGCSMADMATAEQVEQAWDDLLDAGVATGTVPVSYMNSSAAIKAFTGRHGGTICTSSNAERALDWAFGERGGQRVIFLPDQHLGRNTAIDKLGMSEADCVVYDPRRPGGGLSRAQLRDARMILWRGHCSVHGRFTRECVDEVRERVPGVRVLVHPECRRDVVSAADLVGSTEYIIKVVDEAPPGSAFAVGTELNLVQRLANRHPDKKIVFLDRTVCFCSTMNRIDLPHLVWALEALARGETVNRITVDPEVATYSRKALDQMLSLP
- a CDS encoding DUF3043 domain-containing protein; translated protein: MALLKKRGREPDPAPASGEPSDDAVDQADGDAGASARVTAGKGRPTPKRSAARAARTRGGAVRTPANRKDARKIDREDRRAQSQQYRAAMMAGDVSRLPPRERAPERVLARDFVDTRINVGPFFLAAAVVYFVGGLVPNSYIRLVATYVMLLGIIAVVADSIVLARQVSRRVAEKYPDSNVRVRAYAAQRALLPRRWRLPRPRVSRGDG